The Ranitomeya imitator isolate aRanImi1 chromosome 6, aRanImi1.pri, whole genome shotgun sequence genome window below encodes:
- the LOC138643372 gene encoding uncharacterized protein, translating into MSDRRHADQLITRRLWEEVCSAVLDNWEELDAGAQDLARNRIIVRWRSLRDRFKREFNKEMQAPSGSRGRRSRYKHARALSFLRSTLLSRSTFCSTREPASELHPSGAIPQESATGDHVDPSVSAPSLSFDPSAPSTSAGAAGQTSSLEAAGDELEFPLPHPSATAATSRPTLWSGRQRQRGQERSYAPDFLHLNASFHSAIKLLSEQTSAGYNMLNKSILELSSRLDRMQSDANQSPRHCFFQSVLRHMENLTPDLQMHVMQGCHTALAQALSHAPPPTHHVSTPFPSQATVYPPVRPPPVRPPPVHSTPSQKSRSRKLLSSLADNFVFQKFEERARGSAILDLILTIKEEMVEEVKRKKTSEDSDFKVGLQKSSF; encoded by the exons atgtcggaccgccgccatgctgaccagttaatcacccgacggctatgggaggaagtgtgcagtgctgttcttgataactgggaggaactcgatgctggggcccaggatctagcgc gtaacaggattatcgtgcggtggcggtcactcagggatcgcttcaagagggagtttaataaggagatgcaggccccgagtggatctagaggacgcaggagcagatataaacatgccagagccctgtcgttcctccgttcgacactgctgagcagaag cactttctgcagcactcgggagcctgcatcagagttgcacccctctggagcgatccctcaagagtccgccaccggggaccacgtcgacccctctgtttctgcaccttccctctcgtttgatccctcagccccatccaccagcgctggagcagcagggcagacttcgtcacttgaagctgcaggtgatgagttagagttccctttaccccacccctctgccactgccgcaacatctagaccaactttgtggtcaggacggcagcgccagagaggtcaggaaaggagctatgcgcctgactttttgcacctgaatgcatcctttcacagtgccatcaagcttttgagtgagcaaacgtctgctgggtacaatatgcttaacaaaagcatacttgaactcagcagtcgtcttgataggatgcaatcagatgcaaaccagtcaccaagacactgtttttttcagtctgtcctcaggcacatggaaaatctaactcctgacctgcagatgcatgtgatgcaaggctgccacactgctctagcgcaggcgttgtcccatgcccctccacctacccatcatgtgtcaacacctttcccctctcaagccaccgtctatcctcccgtccgtcctcctcctgtccgtcctcctcccgtccattctactccttc gcaaaaaagCAGGTCCAGAAAactcttatcttctcttgctgacaactttgtcTTTCAAAAGTTTGAAGAGAGAGCAAGAGGATCTGCAatattggacctaattcttaccatcaaggaggaaatggttgaggaagtaaag aggaaaaagaccagcgaggactcagactttaaggttggacttcagaaaagcagcttttaa